A genomic window from Gammaproteobacteria bacterium includes:
- the carB gene encoding carbamoyl-phosphate synthase large subunit has translation MPRRDDLESVLIIGAGPIVIGQACEFDYSGVQACKALREEGYRVVLANSNPATIMTDPETADAVYIEPVNARSLAAVIERERPDALLPTMGGQTGLNTSLELERLGVLEQFGVELIGARGDVIDKAEDRERFRDAMLSIGLETPRSWMVRSVSEALEVIGEIGYPAIIRPSFTLGGVGGGIARDAAEFESAMARALDASPSHSALVEESVLGWKEFEMEVVRDGRDNCIIVCSIENVDPMGIHTGDSITVAPALTLTDKEYQRMRDASIAVLREIGVDTGGSNVQFAIHPDDGRMVVIEMNPRVSRSSALASKATGFPIAKVAAKLAIGYTLDELRNEITAGRTPASFEPAIDYIVTKAPRFAFEKFPRADARLTTQMKSVGEAMSLGRTFQESLQKALRSLEIGIDGLCERVDSSSPDARALVGEELRTAGAERLLYVADALRLGMSEREVFELCRIDPWFIGQIADLVREEEALKTAGLEDLSEDRLVQLKRKGFADSRLAHLLGVSEQQVTERRRAAGIGPVFKRVDSCAAEFPTSTAYMYSSYEEECEAEPSERAKIMILGGGPNRIGQGIEFDYCCVHAALALREAGYETIMVNCNPETVSTDYDTSDKLYFEPLTVEDVMEIVRREEPRGVIVQYGGQTPLRITRDLDRAGAPIIGTPPDAIDRAEDRERFKDLLRELGLRQPENRTARSVDEAVRMARELKYPLMLRPSYVLGGRAMDVMHGEEELRRYMAEAVSVSNESPVLLDEFLPRAVEFDVDAIYDGERVLIGGIMEHIEQAGVHSGDSACCLPPATAGEDVQTELARQTGLMAEALGVRGLMNVQFAIQDGDIYVLEVNPRASRSVPYVSKAVGIQLAKVAALVMAGRTLDQQGVGDPPRPAYFSVKQSVFPFSRFPGADPILGPEMKSTGEVMGVGTSFAEAYARAQEGAGVDLKRGGAALLSLRDPDKEESVELARMLQLKGFDLVATHGTASFLARRGVSCRRINKVREGRPHIVDLICNGEVDLIVNTTEGRASILESHEIREQAVRNNVTYFTTLAAADAACRAIDYYGAGAVSRLQDLHEAMAT, from the coding sequence ATGCCTCGCAGGGACGATCTCGAAAGCGTGCTGATCATCGGCGCGGGACCGATCGTGATCGGTCAGGCCTGCGAATTCGACTATTCCGGCGTTCAGGCTTGCAAGGCGCTGCGCGAGGAGGGTTATCGCGTGGTTCTGGCCAACTCGAATCCGGCCACCATCATGACCGACCCGGAAACCGCCGACGCGGTATATATCGAGCCGGTGAACGCACGCTCCCTGGCCGCGGTGATCGAGCGCGAGCGTCCGGACGCACTGCTTCCCACCATGGGCGGACAGACTGGCCTGAATACGTCGCTGGAACTGGAGCGCCTGGGCGTTCTCGAGCAGTTCGGCGTGGAACTGATAGGGGCCCGCGGCGACGTCATCGACAAGGCCGAGGATCGCGAGCGCTTTCGCGACGCGATGCTGTCCATTGGCCTGGAAACGCCCCGCTCCTGGATGGTCCGCAGCGTTTCCGAGGCGCTGGAGGTGATCGGCGAGATCGGTTATCCGGCCATCATCCGCCCCTCGTTCACCCTGGGTGGCGTGGGCGGCGGCATTGCCCGCGACGCGGCCGAGTTCGAATCGGCGATGGCGCGGGCGTTGGACGCGTCCCCCAGCCACTCGGCGCTGGTCGAGGAATCGGTGCTGGGCTGGAAGGAATTCGAGATGGAGGTGGTTCGCGACGGACGCGACAACTGCATCATCGTTTGCTCGATCGAGAACGTCGATCCCATGGGTATACACACGGGCGACTCGATTACCGTGGCGCCTGCGCTGACCCTGACCGACAAGGAATATCAGCGTATGCGCGACGCATCGATCGCGGTGCTGCGGGAGATCGGCGTGGACACGGGTGGCTCCAACGTGCAGTTTGCGATTCATCCCGATGACGGCCGCATGGTGGTGATCGAGATGAATCCTCGGGTATCGCGCTCCTCGGCCCTGGCTTCCAAGGCCACCGGCTTCCCCATCGCCAAGGTGGCGGCCAAGCTGGCGATCGGCTATACGCTGGACGAGCTCAGGAACGAGATCACCGCCGGGCGCACGCCGGCCTCCTTCGAGCCGGCGATCGACTACATCGTGACCAAGGCGCCGCGTTTCGCCTTCGAGAAGTTCCCGCGCGCCGATGCGCGGCTGACCACCCAGATGAAGTCGGTAGGCGAGGCGATGTCGCTGGGCAGGACGTTTCAGGAGTCGCTGCAGAAGGCCCTGCGGAGCCTGGAGATCGGCATCGACGGGCTGTGCGAACGCGTGGACTCCTCCAGTCCCGATGCGCGGGCGCTGGTGGGAGAGGAACTGCGCACCGCGGGCGCGGAACGCCTGCTGTACGTGGCCGATGCCCTGCGCCTTGGGATGTCCGAGCGGGAAGTTTTCGAACTGTGCCGGATCGATCCGTGGTTCATCGGCCAGATCGCCGACCTGGTGCGCGAGGAAGAGGCACTGAAGACCGCCGGACTGGAGGACTTGAGCGAAGACCGGCTCGTGCAACTGAAGCGCAAGGGCTTTGCCGACAGCCGCCTTGCGCATCTGCTCGGCGTGAGCGAGCAGCAGGTTACGGAGCGGCGGCGGGCGGCGGGGATAGGGCCGGTCTTCAAGCGCGTCGACAGTTGCGCAGCGGAATTTCCCACGTCCACGGCCTACATGTATTCCAGCTACGAGGAGGAATGCGAGGCGGAGCCCTCCGAGCGGGCCAAGATCATGATCCTGGGCGGCGGGCCCAACCGGATCGGGCAGGGCATCGAGTTCGACTATTGCTGCGTGCACGCGGCGCTGGCGCTGCGCGAAGCCGGTTACGAGACGATCATGGTGAACTGCAACCCCGAGACCGTTTCCACCGACTACGACACCTCCGACAAGCTGTATTTCGAGCCCCTGACGGTCGAGGACGTCATGGAGATCGTCCGGCGAGAGGAGCCCCGGGGCGTGATCGTTCAGTACGGCGGCCAGACGCCGCTTCGGATCACGCGGGACCTGGACCGCGCCGGCGCCCCGATTATCGGAACGCCCCCGGACGCCATCGACCGGGCCGAGGATCGCGAGCGTTTCAAGGACCTGCTCCGGGAACTGGGCCTGAGGCAGCCGGAGAACCGCACCGCGCGCTCGGTGGACGAGGCGGTGCGAATGGCAAGGGAACTCAAGTACCCGCTGATGCTCAGGCCTTCCTACGTCCTGGGCGGGCGCGCGATGGACGTGATGCACGGCGAGGAGGAATTGCGGCGCTACATGGCCGAGGCCGTGTCCGTGTCGAACGAGAGCCCGGTGCTGCTGGACGAGTTTCTGCCCCGGGCGGTGGAATTCGACGTTGACGCGATCTACGACGGCGAACGGGTCCTGATCGGCGGAATCATGGAGCACATCGAACAGGCCGGGGTCCACTCCGGGGACTCGGCCTGCTGCCTGCCGCCCGCAACCGCCGGAGAGGACGTGCAGACGGAGCTGGCGCGCCAGACCGGGCTTATGGCCGAGGCGCTGGGCGTGCGCGGGCTGATGAACGTGCAGTTCGCGATCCAGGACGGCGACATCTATGTCCTGGAGGTGAATCCCCGAGCCTCGCGCAGCGTGCCCTACGTCTCCAAGGCCGTCGGCATACAGCTCGCCAAGGTCGCCGCGCTGGTCATGGCGGGGCGCACCCTCGACCAACAGGGGGTCGGCGATCCTCCGCGGCCGGCGTATTTCTCGGTCAAGCAATCGGTCTTTCCGTTCTCCCGGTTCCCCGGCGCGGACCCGATACTCGGTCCGGAAATGAAATCCACCGGCGAAGTCATGGGCGTGGGAACCAGCTTTGCCGAGGCATACGCCCGCGCTCAGGAAGGCGCCGGCGTGGACCTCAAGCGGGGCGGCGCGGCCCTTTTGTCGCTGCGCGATCCGGACAAGGAAGAGTCGGTGGAACTGGCGCGCATGCTGCAACTGAAGGGATTCGACCTGGTGGCCACGCACGGGACCGCCAGCTTCCTGGCCCGCCGCGGGGTTTCCTGCCGGCGCATCAACAAGGTGCGCGAGGGCCGCCCGCATATCGTGGACCTGATCTGCAACGGCGAGGTGGACCTGATCGTGAACACGACGGAGGGGCGCGCCTCGATCCTGGAATCGCACGAAATCCGGGAGCAGGCCGTTCGCAACAACGTCACCTACTTCACCACGCTGGCGGCTGCCGACGCGGCCTGCCGGGCCATCGACTACTACGGAGCAGGCGCGGTATCGCGGCTGCAGGATCTGCACGAGGCAATGGCCACATGA
- the greA gene encoding transcription elongation factor GreA translates to MTQVPMTRAGEQALREELKRLRNEDRPRLARAIGEAREHGDLRENAEYHAAKEQQGLVEARIRDIEGRLAHARVIDLDRIPHDGRVVFGVTVDLRSLDGGGQVSYQIVGEDEARVRDDAISFVSPMARSLIGKYEGDEISLSTPGGLRSFEILAVNYE, encoded by the coding sequence ATGACCCAGGTTCCGATGACCCGCGCCGGCGAACAGGCGCTGCGCGAGGAGTTGAAGCGGCTGAGGAACGAGGACCGTCCGCGCCTGGCGCGCGCCATAGGAGAGGCCCGCGAGCACGGCGACCTGCGCGAGAACGCCGAGTATCACGCGGCCAAGGAGCAGCAGGGACTGGTCGAGGCCCGCATCCGCGATATCGAAGGGCGCCTGGCCCACGCCCGCGTGATCGACCTGGACCGGATTCCGCATGACGGGCGGGTCGTCTTCGGCGTTACCGTGGATCTGAGGAGTCTGGACGGAGGCGGGCAGGTCAGTTACCAGATCGTGGGCGAGGACGAGGCCAGGGTGCGGGACGACGCGATTTCATTCGTCTCGCCGATGGCCCGTTCATTGATCGGCAAGTACGAAGGCGACGAGATTTCACTCAGCACGCCGGGGGGCCTTCGAAGCTTCGAAATCCTGGCCGTGAACTACGAATAA
- a CDS encoding RlmE family RNA methyltransferase: MKTGAWADHWTRRARAEGWRSRAVYKLRELDRRERLFGRGGRIVDLGAAPGGWSQYAARKVAPGGRVVAIDIEPMEPIKGVEVVQGDIADTAVVADLRRALGGPADAVLSDLAPKLSGNRDRDQAVSMELAAMALEAALELLRPGGVFVTKLFQGAGFEEFVATARAGLRKARLRTPAASRKASRETYLVGRT; this comes from the coding sequence ATGAAAACAGGCGCCTGGGCGGACCACTGGACCCGGCGCGCGCGGGCGGAAGGATGGCGGTCCCGGGCGGTATACAAGCTTCGGGAACTCGATCGCCGCGAGCGCCTTTTCGGCCGTGGCGGCAGGATCGTCGATCTGGGCGCAGCGCCCGGGGGATGGAGCCAGTACGCAGCGCGAAAGGTGGCGCCGGGCGGACGGGTCGTGGCGATAGACATCGAGCCGATGGAGCCGATCAAGGGCGTTGAGGTCGTGCAGGGCGACATTGCCGATACTGCGGTCGTTGCGGACCTCCGGCGGGCCCTGGGCGGGCCGGCGGACGCGGTCCTTTCGGACCTTGCGCCGAAGCTGAGCGGCAACCGGGACCGGGACCAGGCGGTATCGATGGAACTGGCCGCCATGGCCCTCGAAGCGGCTCTTGAACTTTTGCGGCCGGGGGGCGTGTTCGTGACCAAGCTCTTTCAGGGCGCCGGTTTCGAGGAATTCGTCGCCACGGCCCGCGCCGGCTTGCGCAAGGCGCGGCTTCGCACGCCGGCGGCTTCGAGAAAGGCGAGCCGCGAAACATACCTGGTCGGCCGCACCTGA
- a CDS encoding peroxiredoxin has translation MSLRINDVAPDFTVETTEGAIRFHEWIGDGWAILFSHPKDFTPVCTTELGYMAGLMPEFSKRNAKVIGLSVDPVSDHNEWVKDIEETQGHAVTYPLIGDPNLEIAKLYDMLPAGAGDTSEGRTAVDNLTVRSVFVVGPDKRIKAMLTYPMSTGRNFDEVLRLLDSCQLTASHQVATPVNWKWGEDVIIVPAVSNEQAREKFPDGWEAPKPYLRIVPQPE, from the coding sequence ATGAGCCTGAGAATCAACGATGTGGCGCCGGACTTCACGGTCGAGACGACCGAAGGCGCAATTCGTTTCCACGAGTGGATCGGCGACGGCTGGGCCATTCTGTTTTCTCACCCCAAGGATTTCACGCCGGTGTGTACCACCGAGCTGGGCTACATGGCGGGGCTCATGCCGGAGTTCTCGAAGCGCAATGCCAAGGTCATCGGACTGAGCGTCGATCCGGTAAGCGATCACAACGAGTGGGTCAAGGACATCGAGGAAACGCAGGGACACGCCGTCACCTATCCGTTGATCGGCGATCCCAACCTCGAGATCGCCAAGTTGTACGACATGCTGCCGGCAGGCGCCGGCGACACCTCCGAAGGCCGCACCGCGGTGGATAACCTCACCGTGCGCTCGGTTTTCGTCGTCGGCCCGGACAAGCGGATCAAGGCCATGCTGACCTACCCGATGAGCACGGGGCGCAATTTCGACGAAGTGCTGCGGCTGCTGGATTCCTGCCAGCTCACCGCGTCGCACCAGGTCGCGACCCCGGTGAACTGGAAGTGGGGCGAGGACGTCATCATCGTGCCCGCGGTCTCGAACGAACAGGCCAGGGAAAAGTTCCCCGACGGTTGGGAAGCGCCCAAGCCCTATCTGAGGATCGTGCCGCAGCCCGAATGA
- a CDS encoding ATP-dependent metallopeptidase FtsH/Yme1/Tma family protein: MNKFTKNIFLWLVIALALMMLLQPLNNRGTQAEEINFSQFLELVGNGGIKEVEILEDRTIRGEQVGGQKFVTYSPPSTDNSELVRELTVSGAEVHSPKPKTESAWVSFLLNLLPFLLLIGIWLYFMRQMQGGVGGRGGAMSFGRSRARLLNPDQTPVTFEDVAGIEEAKEEVAEVVEFLKDPSKFQRLGGKIPKGVLMVGPPGTGKTLLARAIAGEAEAPFFTISGSDFVEMFVGVGASRVRDMFEQAKKQAPCIIFIDEIDAVGRHRGAGLGGGHDEREQTLNQLLVEMDGFAGSEGIIVIAATNRPDVLDPALLRPGRFDRQVVVPLPDIRGRELILKVHMRKVPVHDSVSASTLARGTPGFSGADLANLVNEAALLAGRVGNKSVTMEQFEKAKDKILMGTERKSMVMSPEERKLTAYHESGHAIVGLSVPEHDPVHKVTIIPRGRALGVTMFLPEVDRHSHSKQRLTSQITSLFGGRVAEELIFGKDAVTTGASNDIERATAIARNMVTKWGLSSRLGPLTYSEEDGEVFLGRTVTQHKQVSDATVHAIDKEVREIIDTAYERARTILVDNIERLHAMADALLKYETIEQLQIGEIMEGEEPTPPPGWGKTGKKKKKAASRKRKRPAADIGKPAEQH, encoded by the coding sequence ATGAACAAGTTCACCAAGAATATCTTCCTGTGGCTGGTCATAGCGCTGGCCCTGATGATGTTGCTGCAGCCCCTGAACAACCGGGGCACTCAGGCCGAGGAGATCAATTTCTCGCAGTTCCTCGAGTTGGTGGGCAACGGCGGCATCAAGGAAGTCGAAATCCTGGAAGACCGCACGATTCGCGGCGAACAGGTCGGCGGACAGAAATTCGTAACCTACAGCCCACCCTCCACCGACAATTCCGAACTGGTGCGCGAGCTCACTGTGAGCGGTGCGGAGGTGCATTCGCCCAAACCGAAGACGGAGAGCGCCTGGGTTTCATTCCTGCTTAACCTGCTGCCGTTTCTGCTGCTGATTGGCATCTGGCTGTATTTCATGCGGCAGATGCAGGGCGGCGTGGGCGGCCGTGGCGGGGCCATGTCTTTCGGCCGCAGCCGCGCCCGCCTGCTCAATCCGGACCAGACCCCCGTGACTTTCGAGGACGTCGCCGGAATCGAGGAGGCCAAGGAGGAGGTTGCCGAAGTGGTCGAGTTCCTGAAGGACCCCTCCAAATTCCAGCGACTCGGCGGAAAGATCCCCAAGGGCGTGCTCATGGTGGGCCCGCCCGGCACCGGCAAGACCCTGCTGGCGCGCGCGATCGCCGGCGAGGCGGAGGCTCCTTTCTTCACCATCTCCGGTTCGGATTTCGTCGAGATGTTCGTGGGCGTGGGCGCATCGAGAGTGCGCGACATGTTCGAGCAGGCCAAGAAACAGGCGCCCTGCATCATCTTCATCGACGAGATCGACGCGGTCGGACGCCACCGGGGCGCCGGCCTGGGCGGCGGTCATGACGAGCGCGAGCAGACGCTGAACCAGCTCCTGGTGGAGATGGACGGGTTCGCCGGCAGCGAGGGCATCATCGTCATCGCCGCCACCAACCGGCCCGACGTGCTGGATCCGGCGCTGCTGCGCCCCGGCCGCTTCGACCGCCAGGTGGTGGTGCCCTTGCCGGACATTCGCGGACGGGAGTTGATTCTCAAGGTCCACATGCGCAAGGTCCCGGTCCACGACAGCGTTTCCGCCAGCACGCTGGCGCGCGGAACGCCCGGTTTCTCCGGCGCCGACCTCGCCAACCTGGTCAATGAGGCGGCCCTGCTGGCCGGGCGGGTCGGGAACAAGTCCGTGACCATGGAGCAGTTCGAGAAGGCCAAGGACAAGATCCTGATGGGCACCGAACGCAAGTCCATGGTGATGAGCCCGGAGGAGCGCAAGCTCACCGCTTATCACGAATCAGGGCATGCCATCGTGGGCCTGAGCGTGCCGGAACACGACCCGGTGCACAAGGTCACGATCATTCCGCGCGGCCGTGCGCTGGGCGTGACGATGTTTCTGCCGGAAGTCGACCGCCACAGCCATTCGAAGCAGCGCCTGACCAGCCAGATCACCAGCCTGTTCGGCGGACGCGTTGCCGAGGAGCTGATCTTCGGCAAGGACGCGGTGACCACCGGGGCCTCGAACGATATCGAACGCGCCACCGCGATCGCGCGAAACATGGTCACCAAGTGGGGCCTGTCCAGCCGCCTGGGTCCGCTGACTTACAGCGAGGAGGACGGCGAGGTGTTCCTGGGTCGCACGGTCACCCAGCACAAGCAGGTGTCCGACGCCACGGTGCACGCGATCGACAAGGAAGTGCGCGAAATCATCGACACCGCCTACGAGCGGGCGCGGACCATTCTTGTCGACAACATTGAGCGCCTGCACGCCATGGCCGACGCGCTGCTCAAGTACGAAACGATCGAGCAGCTGCAGATCGGCGAGATCATGGAAGGAGAGGAGCCCACCCCGCCGCCGGGCTGGGGCAAGACGGGCAAGAAGAAGAAAAAGGCCGCCAGCAGAAAACGCAAGCGCCCAGCCGCCGATATCGGCAAGCCCGCCGAACAGCACTAG
- a CDS encoding aminotransferase class V-fold PLP-dependent enzyme gives METGAFRRHAHEVADWIADYFEEVEGFPVRSQAQPGDLLAALPSSAPERPEPMERILADFRQLIPPGMTHWQHPSFFAFFPANSSPPSVLAEMLTAGMAAQCMLWETCPAANELEARMMEWLQELLGLPRAWRGVIQDSASGATLCAMLAARERARENTVVDRLAFYTSDEANSSVHKGARIAGFPLDCIRSVDTDEHQAMKPDALAQAIEADRAAGLTPACVVITLGTTGTGAMDPLADIGGICRREGVYLHVDAAWAGSALILPEYRHLLNGIQDADSFVFNPHKWMFTNFDCSAHFLRDPESLQRSLSINPVYLQNTSDEQITEYRDFGVSLGRRFRALKLWFVIRAFGADGLREKIRSHIEWTGELAREVEAAEDFELVTGPNLALITWRYAPEGVSGVALDELNERLLQAINDDGRLYLTRGSVNGRMVIRFSVGQTRTEAGHVRSAWKTIQEIALSI, from the coding sequence CGCCCTGCCCTCCAGCGCGCCCGAACGGCCCGAGCCGATGGAGCGCATCCTGGCGGACTTCCGGCAGTTGATCCCGCCGGGCATGACGCACTGGCAGCATCCGTCCTTCTTTGCGTTTTTCCCCGCCAACTCGAGCCCGCCATCGGTGCTGGCGGAGATGCTGACCGCCGGCATGGCGGCCCAGTGCATGCTGTGGGAAACCTGTCCCGCCGCCAACGAACTGGAAGCCCGCATGATGGAATGGCTCCAGGAGTTGCTCGGCCTGCCCCGCGCCTGGCGGGGAGTGATCCAGGACTCCGCCTCGGGGGCCACGCTGTGCGCAATGCTTGCGGCGCGAGAGCGGGCGAGAGAGAACACGGTGGTCGACAGGCTTGCGTTCTATACCTCCGACGAAGCCAATTCCTCGGTCCACAAGGGCGCGCGCATCGCCGGGTTCCCGCTGGACTGCATCCGCAGCGTCGACACGGACGAGCACCAGGCAATGAAGCCGGATGCGCTCGCGCAGGCGATCGAGGCCGACCGGGCGGCGGGGCTGACACCGGCCTGCGTGGTAATCACGCTCGGCACGACCGGCACCGGAGCGATGGATCCGCTGGCGGATATCGGTGGGATTTGCCGGCGCGAGGGCGTCTATCTGCACGTCGACGCCGCCTGGGCCGGCAGCGCCCTGATACTGCCTGAATACCGCCACCTGCTGAACGGCATTCAGGACGCCGATTCCTTCGTGTTCAATCCGCACAAGTGGATGTTCACCAACTTCGACTGCTCGGCGCACTTTCTCAGGGACCCCGAATCGCTGCAGCGTTCGCTGTCGATCAATCCCGTTTACCTGCAGAACACCAGCGACGAGCAGATCACCGAGTACCGCGATTTCGGCGTCTCTCTCGGCCGCAGGTTCCGCGCGCTGAAGCTTTGGTTCGTGATTCGCGCCTTCGGCGCCGACGGCCTGCGCGAAAAGATTCGCTCGCACATCGAGTGGACCGGAGAGCTCGCCAGGGAGGTCGAGGCCGCCGAGGACTTCGAACTGGTCACCGGCCCCAACCTCGCGCTCATAACCTGGCGCTATGCCCCCGAGGGCGTAAGCGGAGTTGCGCTGGACGAACTCAACGAGCGTTTGCTGCAGGCGATCAACGACGACGGCCGCCTGTACCTGACGCGGGGTTCGGTGAACGGCCGCATGGTCATCCGCTTTTCCGTCGGCCAGACCCGCACCGAGGCCGGGCACGTGCGCTCGGCCTGGAAAACGATTCAGGAAATCGCGTTATCTATCTGA